In one Corallococcus sp. EGB genomic region, the following are encoded:
- a CDS encoding ABC transporter ATP-binding protein has product MATVSLQDVRKVYRGGVAAVKGVTLDIADGEFVSLVGPSGCGKSTTLNLIAGLEELSGGELRIDGQVVNDLSPRERDIAMVFQSYALYPHLDVAGNLAFPLKVAGVGAKDVDARVREVSAVLGLEALLSRRPKELSGGQRQRVALGRALVRRPKVFLFDEPLSNLDAALRTQMRGEIKKLHEQLKATFIYVTHDQAEAMTLSDRVVVMSQGEVQQVAPPRELYDAPANLFVAGFFGSPRINLVKPQTLGLSGGDTVLGLRPEHLQVGQGALPDDAREGRVYLVEPMGAEVWVTVEMNGERLVARAPGDFHASSGDTVWLRHDARYLRRFDARTGLAVDQA; this is encoded by the coding sequence TTGGCGACGGTGTCCCTGCAGGACGTGCGCAAGGTGTACCGGGGCGGCGTGGCGGCGGTGAAGGGCGTGACGCTGGACATCGCGGACGGCGAGTTCGTGTCGCTGGTGGGCCCGTCCGGGTGCGGCAAGTCCACGACGCTGAACCTCATCGCCGGGCTGGAGGAGCTGTCCGGCGGGGAGCTGCGCATCGACGGGCAGGTGGTGAACGACCTGTCTCCGCGCGAGCGCGACATCGCGATGGTGTTCCAGAGCTACGCGCTCTATCCGCACCTGGACGTGGCGGGGAACCTGGCGTTCCCGCTGAAGGTGGCGGGCGTGGGCGCGAAGGACGTCGACGCGCGCGTGCGCGAGGTGTCCGCCGTGCTGGGGCTGGAGGCGCTCCTGTCGCGCCGGCCGAAGGAGCTGTCGGGTGGACAGCGGCAGCGCGTGGCGCTGGGACGCGCGCTGGTGCGCCGGCCCAAGGTGTTCCTCTTCGACGAGCCCCTGTCCAACCTGGACGCGGCGCTGCGCACGCAGATGCGCGGTGAAATCAAGAAGCTGCACGAACAGCTCAAGGCCACGTTCATCTACGTCACGCACGACCAGGCGGAGGCGATGACGCTGTCAGACCGCGTGGTGGTGATGAGCCAGGGCGAGGTGCAGCAGGTGGCCCCCCCGCGCGAGCTGTACGACGCGCCCGCGAACCTCTTCGTCGCGGGCTTCTTCGGCTCGCCGCGCATCAACCTGGTGAAGCCCCAGACGCTGGGCCTGTCCGGCGGTGACACGGTGCTGGGCCTGCGTCCGGAGCACCTCCAGGTGGGGCAGGGCGCGCTGCCGGACGACGCGCGCGAGGGGCGCGTGTACCTGGTGGAGCCCATGGGCGCGGAGGTCTGGGTGACGGTGGAGATGAACGGCGAGCGCCTGGTGGCGCGGGCGCCCGGGGACTTCCACGCCTCCAGCGGAGACACGGTGTGGCTGCGCCACGACGCGCGGTACCTGCGCCGGTTCGACGCGAGGACGGGCCTCGCGGTGGATCAGGCGTAG
- a CDS encoding oxygenase MpaB family protein — MPFVFRGQNLDAILGDPLNAANSLYGIMSAADPQFMEDLRLHWKKHVRETPGVNGTAWRPALKAFAAIAKDWWSTYSDHRLAGILYGTGHSVATAAVTGAQSSAQFLRDFEAARDEAFYVFFQFASVNELAGVSFQATYYHYDVSALFEQRAHSKLKAIVSRRVIETAQIMLRILYGNMSMGWGSLYSTRTLATTLLLAQMHNAALSTYRSRYTDRRCYNQSAVAFTLLTFSYIVAQAWRDKRYEFDEARWYSFWKLVGSLLGVDTRLIADNHAEAATLWELFFEEHECQGGPSAPNPTTLDPRRINSGLRQGYAVQPEANLLQWVPAFIVTQLRNGKRWGKYLIGR, encoded by the coding sequence ATGCCCTTCGTCTTCCGTGGTCAGAACCTGGACGCCATCCTGGGCGACCCGCTCAACGCCGCGAACAGCCTGTACGGCATCATGAGCGCGGCGGATCCCCAGTTCATGGAGGACCTGCGGCTGCACTGGAAGAAGCATGTCCGCGAGACCCCGGGGGTGAACGGCACCGCCTGGCGGCCGGCGCTGAAGGCCTTCGCCGCCATCGCGAAGGACTGGTGGAGCACCTACAGCGACCATCGGCTCGCGGGCATCCTCTACGGCACGGGTCACTCCGTCGCGACCGCGGCGGTGACGGGCGCGCAGTCCTCCGCGCAGTTCCTGCGCGACTTCGAGGCCGCGCGCGATGAGGCCTTCTACGTCTTCTTCCAGTTCGCCTCCGTGAACGAGCTGGCGGGCGTGTCCTTCCAGGCCACGTACTACCACTACGACGTGTCCGCGCTCTTCGAGCAGCGGGCGCACAGCAAGCTCAAGGCCATCGTGTCCCGCCGGGTCATCGAGACGGCGCAGATCATGCTGCGCATCCTCTACGGCAACATGAGCATGGGCTGGGGCAGCCTCTACAGCACGCGCACCCTGGCCACGACCCTGCTCCTGGCGCAGATGCACAACGCGGCGCTGAGCACCTACCGCTCCCGCTACACGGACCGGCGCTGCTACAACCAGAGCGCGGTCGCGTTCACGCTGCTGACGTTCTCGTACATCGTCGCGCAGGCCTGGCGGGACAAGCGCTACGAATTCGACGAGGCGCGCTGGTACTCCTTCTGGAAGTTGGTGGGCTCGCTGCTGGGCGTGGACACGCGCCTCATCGCGGACAACCACGCGGAGGCCGCCACGCTGTGGGAGCTCTTCTTCGAAGAGCACGAGTGCCAGGGGGGCCCCAGCGCGCCCAACCCCACGACGTTGGACCCCCGCCGCATCAACTCAGGACTGCGGCAGGGCTACGCCGTGCAGCCAGAGGCGAACCTGCTCCAGTGGGTGCCCGCCTTCATCGTCACGCAGCTGCGCAACGGCAAACGCTGGGGCAAGTACCTCATCGGCCGCTGA
- a CDS encoding DUF427 domain-containing protein has translation MPVAKWNGVVLAKSDTYETVEGNIYFPPDSLVREHFKPSATHTHCPWKGEARYYSVVVDGKTNPDAAWYYPEPKPAASNIQGYVAFWKGVTVER, from the coding sequence ATGCCCGTGGCGAAATGGAATGGCGTGGTGCTCGCGAAGAGCGACACCTACGAGACGGTGGAGGGCAACATCTACTTCCCTCCGGACAGCCTGGTGCGTGAGCACTTCAAGCCCAGCGCCACGCACACCCACTGCCCCTGGAAGGGCGAGGCCCGCTACTACTCGGTGGTGGTGGACGGGAAGACGAACCCGGACGCGGCCTGGTACTACCCGGAGCCCAAGCCGGCCGCGTCCAACATCCAGGGCTACGTGGCCTTCTGGAAGGGCGTGACGGTGGAGCGCTGA